The DNA segment agaatcacataaataaattattgaaagagaaaaacacattaattatttgataatgAAAAAAGGGTAGTCAAGTAAATTCACAAATGAACTCACATATTTAGATATGTAATAGAAATAGATAGATTAtagatataattataataataataaaacaaaaaacacatTAAATTGAAGATATTAATGAGATAAAGAAATATgagtaaattcacaattcaactcacatatttatattagttaaattaaattaaattaaataaagagtcacataaataaattattgaaagaaaaaaacaaattaattatttgataatgAGAAAAGGGTTGTCAAGTAAATTACAAATGAACTCACATATTTAgatatgtaataataataatagaaatagatagataatagatataatTAAAAAACACATTGAATTGAAGACATTAATGAGAAGAAGACATTAATGAGAAAAGGACATATgagtaaattcacaattcaactcacatatttatatatgtaatagataatagataatagataatagataatatatatatatatatatatatatatatataatctgcacagtggatggattttcatcatctTCAAATATAGGAAACTAAGTAATGGTTTGTTTTCATGCATATGGTGAGGACAAACAAAGAGAATCCAAGAAATACATCCAAATGTATCACAAGTATTGATTGCTTTAATAAGTTAATTACTGTAAAGATAATTGGATTAGGTGGTAGCAAAAGCATTTTGTTCCCAATTCCAAATTTCCAATGACAAACTACATTATCTTAATCTTATCCTTCCCCTTTTTATAAGGTCTACGACTTCGAGTCTGCGAGTGAGACACATGCTATATATATTGCAAAATACAACTCTACCTATTTTATAGTTTTATTTGAGAAGCAGTTTTATAAAATTTACCCAAAacagtttaatttttaatttttttttccatatattatattaatctaGTAATTTATTCGATCTGTTGTACGATCTAAAAGATTTGACATTTCGACTATTATCACGAgctatttattttgataaaattaatacatcaaaCGTTCGATCCCACGACAATGAATCCAAGAATTAAAAACCAACTTCCCACGAAAGAAATCTACATGCAAAACTCTTCCAAACTACGAAGTAGATCATTGATCCACCCCTGATTCACGGGGACAAGACCAAGTGAGATGGagaaaaaacaaaagaagaCAACAGTGTGGTCTGTGTAAGCATTAATTAGAAGAGGACGACTCGCAGATTACTGAAAGTGATGCATTTAGCAAAATTCCAACACAAACAAATCATACTCCGATCATGGACCAGTCATTTCAATCAAATCCGCATTTATGAGAAGACAAATGGAATGCACGAGAAAATTTGGTCAAGGGGAAATTGGAACTGCTGCTGCACCAGTGTCTACCGGTATACTGTACCAGAAAATGCCAAGTTTACACGAGAAAATACCAAGTCTGCCGACACAACATCCCATGTATTAAACAGGCTGATGCACAGTCCAACATGTGCTTCGACTGAGATCTCCATCCTAGAACAGAGACGAGTAAAGTTCACACATTTGAAATTCCTCTTTATTTGGTGTTTTGAAATGACTTTCTTGATGAACATGGGAAATCAAGAAATCAATCAAAGAAAAGGGATCGCGAACATATTAATATTTGATGTATGGGGAGCGCGGAagattttaattttcttacaaCGACGAAAAAACTTGAGAGATGCATGAAATTGTCTGTTTCAACACCGGGGAAGTTCAAAACTGTTGTATCAGAATTACACAACAATCAAAGACTAAGCAAACAGAAGCTTAAAGCGAAAACGATGACCTATTAATTAATCAGAGGCAGCGGGACCAACAAGCACGCCCTGTGCATTGCCTTCCTTTTTACCACTCTCATCCTTCATCGCACTATCGCCCTTTGTAATTCTTATTTTGTACTTGGCCTCGAATTCAGTTATGTCTTTTCTCTTCTTCTCCAAAGCTTCGTAAAGCCGAGCAATGACCTCTTCAAGCCCCTCCTTGTTACGTTGGACGGCAGGCAATACTTCTTTTATAGTTCTTTCCACAAGAACGCCTCCTACCATCCTGTAGCATTTTCTTGACGGATCAAGCAGTGTTATAGCATTGATCACGAGTGAATGCTCACTGGCCTCCATTTCTAGTTCAGTGATTTTGGAGTAGATTTGGTTCATATCAGTCCTCATAGCACCGTATATGTTGGCAACTGCTTGCTCATTCATCGGTTCCTTCCTATCACCTTCAGAGTTGGCCATGATATTGATCTGAAGACAACAAAATCAAATATGTTAAAGCTGGCATCTAGATATAACCTGTCCGTGCATGCTCACATAGAAGTATGTTTTGGGGACATGCAAACAGATGGATTTGCATAACAGATAGTGTCCGTCTCATACCTAGAAGATAACTTTCTTTTGACTGAAGTGAATAATGCCTTGTCTGCAGTGTTCTAAATGACGCCGACCACACCACCTTCACCTTCGGCAGTTCTATAGGCGGTAGAAGGTGGCCGAGGAGGCGAACGACACGGTCGTCAACACAATTTATACACCTCGTATAAATTGTATTATATTGTGAAACTTATTTATACATTAAACATCATTTAATTACACATATAACATATTCAATAAAAACAATGTTCCAAATGACAGTCGAGGCAGCCACCTAGAAGAAGCCAGGTGGGAGGCGGCCCCGCCACTTACAACACTGCATAAAAATGGTTATTCATAATTGCATTGCATGAACATATATAATTATGTATAAAAAACAGTTTTAAAAATCCAACCACCTGGGCAGTACGCGGTCATTGACCGCCCCGCCACCACCTACCGCCATTTATAAGTTATAACACTGTTTTTCTGTTCAACCAAAATGAAAGATTATGAAAATGGAGCAAAATCTCCCATAAATTACATTCTATCATGACAGTTGATGCCTAGAGCAATAAACTAACAGGAAACATCTATGCCTACACTTTTATCAGCTTACATAACTACATATTCGCAAGTGTTCAAGCTAGACTGTAAAGATGTTTCAGATTTTATTAGGGACCTCTCTGACTAGCAGCGAGTTTTTAAAAGACAAACTAGTAAGTAACACGGAATTTCCAATGGACCATAAGTTTTCGGATCAGCTTACACACCAGGGATTGAGATATTATAGATCGGTACTCAAGCATAATTTATGAAAAACGGCTTAATTTGTCCATTTTGTCTGATCCTGTGATGTTACCCTGGAATCTTATTGTATACACTCAATTCTGATGGGAGGCTCCACAACTGATGGGTGCTGCCTAAATCTGCCTCATTTACTTAATGctcaataatttccaacggtAAAGGCGTTACAGCCTTACAGGTGATAGGGTTTCTGAAATACAAAAATTCCAATACTTCAAAGAGTAGCCAGTGGTGAACAGGCAAAGTTTTCTCAGTTCTTAGTTTCAAAGTAATGGCGCAGGCATAGATTTTAAGCTTATTTTTATACTACTGTACGTGGCCAGCTGTGTTGCACGGATACGGGTACCGGTATCATATCGGATACGACGATacggaaaattttgaaaatataagacACGATACGGTTAAGAGACAACAAttgttaaaatatatataaatattatatataaaatttagtattaaaaataaaattgtagaGATAGAAAACCATATTTTAATAATCTTTCCAAAAACCGGCAGGCAGCGGGTGACGGCGGATGGGGCGACGAACTTCAAAGAGTGGTGTTGGGATGATTGAAGATGAGTGAAGTGAGAGCAGGAAAGAACAGAAACtgactattaattatttagtttaggGCTTTTAAGCCCaattcattttaattttatttattaagtaGTCCTCATAAATTTATTCTTTTTCAATTTAACCcctataatttttaataatttgcaATTTTGCCAAAAACGTATCCAGAAACGTGTCCTTGCCGTATCCTAGCCGTGTCCAAAACGTATCCGATTGGTCAAACATAAAAAAAGTCAACGACATGGATGCCGTATCCGACACGCGTATCGGCGTGTCGTACATGTATCCGTATCGTATCCGTGTCTGGtacttcgaaaaaaaaaaattgcagtaTCCGTGCTACATAGATGGCCAGTGGTGAACAGGCAAAGTTTTCTCAGTTCATAGTTTCAAAGTAATGGTGCAGGTATAGATTTTATGCTTATTTTTATATTACTGTACGCGTGTAGAATAGCGAGGCTAGGTTTTCACCAAGTCTTACTCGTATCAGCATTATGGTTCTAAATTGCTTCCCAAACACATAGCATGTGGCGCAACTCAGATCCAAACTAAAGTACAGACAGTAATTACTTAACCACCAAACTCTCAGCTCCTTAAGTAGAAATAGATTGGCTACAATAGCATCAATCGGTTTTTCCAAGCATATCTAAAGTTAGGTGATATTGTGAGAAGGTTCATTAGATAAGTAAAAAGGCAATCTGCAACAACAATTTGAGCGTTAAAAGGTTAGGAAGCATAATGCTCTGTAAAAATTGGTATCTAATCAAGAATGGTTTATGTAGGTGCGTGAGTGCATGTccaattaaatagttagtagcCCAGATCATAGAATGGGCAAAGCAGTTAAGGGGTCTCTCATTTACCAAGTTGGCAATAATACAGGGCCGCCACGAGTACACCACAAAATACACTGCACTAAGCATGATATAACAGGAATTTTAAACCCTCAACATTTCACCAACTAGAATCTAATGAAAGCCCATCATCCAACTGGTTCAAAGGGAATCCCTTATAACCATTGTGATCATGTAATTGTACTACATTTCAGATAATCAATTACACTACAATACATGGGCATCAGTGTCATAACAAACTCCTAGATGTTGGAACAATGGGCTCTGCCGATTCAATAATGGCACTCGAACAGATCTCATTtaacaaaatcaaatattcatatGTCCAGAACTCCTCCTGAGTAGGATTTTCCATGTCGTGGGTGGACAGTCAACTATTAGGGAAAAGCTTCGTTCACCAAAATTCTTTCcataaaaaacaaataaaatcgcAACCATATAATCAAATTTTGGAAGCCACTACGAGTCTATGACACAAACCTAGAAAAATTCCATCTTTTCACAAAAACTGCATATAGCATCAGAAACCTCAGACCATAGTATAGCTGAATTACAGTAATACATTGAAAAATCAGGTTTAATGGCTAGTTCTATGAGGAAAACCAATCCCTCGTTCGCATTTACAAATTTGGGAAAAGTAGACAAAGAATCAATATGAGAAGGATAAAATACCTCAGAGATTCAATCAAGTAGAAGATTAGTGATGGGGAGGAGAGTTGAAGGCTCCTGATTTGGCCGTCCGGTGGTCGTCGGCGAAATCTTCCCGGCAGCTATATGGACTATCGAGTTCGCACGTTTCCAACCTATGCTTAACAACTAATGCGTTTTAGAGCAATTTATATGAaacagttttttaaaaaaacatctaTAATCTTTTAACTCTAAAATTTTTGAAGTCTAATTATTGTTATTAGATGCAATtatgtataattttatttaatattattttattgattaaaatttttcaaaaaataatttatttattttaaaattagattagGATAAGGAtcgatattaaaataaataaattattttttgaaaaattttaatcaataaaataatattaaataaaattataaggatcgatattaaaatattagaattattaattaatacaaatatatataatataaccaATGTAGCCAAATAAATACAATACATGATAAAGGAAATTCACTAGACACAACAGTATTCGACGAAAATCTTCCaacacaaaaatcaaaacaCCCCCCTCccaccaaaaacaaaaaaaaaaaaacgagaaaaaaaaaaaacttagggAAATGAGAGCACATATGGCAACGTACCTCAACCAACAGAGATATAAAGATTTTGTGGGCTTAAAAAtaggcaaattattttaaatgtaccactactaaacttcaCGATAATTTAACTCCCTACTcacttttttctttgttttcaatCCCTAGTGGTTCccttttgaattaaaaatttaattaaaactaaTTATTTGTATTTGACTTTGCTATATCTATCGAATCAGTCccggccatgcaagactatcagttacgcaaggttttcagccgatatactccggattagggtccaacatgcttccgtaagatgaattaaatttaaatacctctttgaccataatgtcaTCAGGTCATATCTGCCGAGTTTtacaacagatggtttctgcacaagctccttcaacgaaacccagcacagccttaattcattttctacTTTAAAgcgtatgatatataaatttaattataaaatatgagcacgAGAGAACGAGaaatttaagaaatttattcacacataatattattacataaatcaactccttgaagaggagaagacaacttgtttagctacacatagtagccttgtttttgaaatacataaaaaaaatttaatacaataaagaaaaaatattacaacaatttatttgtaagaaaactgaagagaatgatcgatgtcttcagttTCCTCaaatgcatgtatttatagatgtAGTTCCACTTGTTTCACCGAGAAATTTCAGGGAATCtcacagctgtcttgtatttttttatgtcattattgatgacatcttttactagtggaggatgcagttgtcttgtattttttatgttattattgatgacatcttttactaatggaggaatcacatgtctgccacttttttttttgctttattctcctcacatgcctgctttattgttgtcggggcatcttttgcttttgaagtaggccctgtgaaaacgcatctttaCTGGTCCTTATctacctttgcttgtctcgaaaaaatcttttcgatccgttcggggtctaaaggttttttcaaattctggctccttctgatttgggcattctgggcagatattctctgaccatcgtccaatatgagttatgttacaaaattttagGCGAGTTTTTTTTACTCCCcgacagct comes from the Henckelia pumila isolate YLH828 chromosome 1, ASM3356847v2, whole genome shotgun sequence genome and includes:
- the LOC140882858 gene encoding prefoldin subunit 2-like, yielding MANSEGDRKEPMNEQAVANIYGAMRTDMNQIYSKITELEMEASEHSLVINAITLLDPSRKCYRMVGGVLVERTIKEVLPAVQRNKEGLEEVIARLYEALEKKRKDITEFEAKYKIRITKGDSAMKDESGKKEGNAQGVLVGPAASD